Proteins encoded within one genomic window of Rhododendron vialii isolate Sample 1 chromosome 1a, ASM3025357v1:
- the LOC131325679 gene encoding mechanosensitive ion channel protein 1, mitochondrial-like: MAAIRFSISKSVCSSIKPSLRIAKYKDAIDVRPSFTLLNPNNYRKESGGTGNYLKSGFGMRGLESLSGYQYNRTNFVGSFSPTPSNLHLGSNVSPAAISPVLNCRLYSSFFGGKGDKARDTEVSAVLGGGEPAVGESGSGGSDMVDMAKDTWMSTVEAITYVGERAKEASNEVTPRVQQVLESHPYLRDVIVPVSGTLTGTVLAWVVLPRILRRLHKYSTQGPAALLSGTMLWGPVPYEKSLWGALEDPLRYLITFMAFSQIAVMVAPTTVASQYIGPVWRGAVIVSFVWFLHRWKSNVIARALEARNIEIDRAKLLTLDKVSSVGLFVLGAMALAEACGVAVQSILTVGGIGGVATAFAARDILGNILSGLSLQISQPFSIGDTIKAGSVEGQVVEMGLTTTSLLSGEKFPTMVPNSMFSSQVIVNKSRAHWRAMITRIPFQTEDVEKVPLISEGIKAMLRSNPKVFLEKEPPYCFLSRIERSFAELTLGCNLKQMSKDELFSTEQDILLQSVEIIKQHGARLGSTMDMTSQ, from the exons ATGGCTGCCATTAGGTTTTCTATTTCGAAATCAGTCTGTTCGTCCATTAAACCCTCTTTGAGAATCGCAAAGTACAAAGATGCGATTGACGTTAGACCATCATTTACTTTACTAAACCCTAACAACTATAGAAAAGAATCCGGGGGCACTGGGAATTACTTGAAGAGTGGTTTTGGAATGAGAGGTTTGGAATCACTTTCTGGTTATCAATATAATAGGACCAATTTCGTTGGTTCCTTTTCGCCCACACCGTCGAATCTGCATTTGGGAAGCAATGTTTCTCCTGCTGCAATCAGCCCCGTGCTGAATTGCCGGTTGTATTCATCGTTCTTTGGTGGAAAAGGGGATAAAGCCAGGGACACGGAAGTTTCAGCTGTTTTGGGTGGAGGTGAGCCTGCTGTTGGTGAAAGTGGGAGTGGTGGTAGTGATATGGTTGATATGGCTAAGGATACTTGGATGTCGACTGTAGAGGCTATCACTTATGTAGGGGAGAGGGCTAAAGAAGCCTCTAATGAAGTAACTCCTCGTGTTCAACAGGTGCTTGAATCACATCCCTATCTTAGAGATGTCATTGTTCCGGTTAGTGGTACTTTGACCGGTACTGTGTTAGCTTGGGTGGTTTTGCCGAGGATATTAAGGAGGTTACATAAGTACTCGACGCAAGGCCCTGCTGCATTACTATCTGGAACCATGTTATGGGGCCCAGTTCCTTACGAGAAGAGCCTTTGGGGTGCTCTTGAGGATCCACTGCGATATCTTATCACCTTCATGGCATTTTCCCAAAT AGCGGTGATGGTTGCGCCTACAACTGTTGCGTCACAATACATTGGACCAGTTTGGAGGGGAGCTGttattgtttcttttgtttggtttttgcaTCGGTGGAAATCAAATGTAATTGCACGGGCTTTGGAAGCGAGGAACATAGAGATTGATCGAGCAAAGTTGTTAACCTTGGACAAAGTATCATCAGTTGGTCTCTTTGTGCTTGGAGCAATGGCTTTAGCTGAGGCTTGTGGGGTGGCTGTGCAATCTATTTTGACTGTCGGTGGCATAGGAG GGGTGGCTACTGCTTTTGCTGCTAGAGACATTCTTGGGAATATTCTTAGTGGATTGTCTCTGCAGATTTCACAACCTTTTTCAATTGGAGATACGATAAAA GCTGGATCTGTTGAAGGTCAAGTTGTGGAAATGGGACTTACGACAACATCATTACTAAGTGGGGAGAAATTTCCGACCATGGTTCCAAATTCAATGTTCTCGAGTCAG GTAATTGTAAATAAATCAAGGGCCCACTGGCGTgccatgatcaccagaattccTTTCCAAACTGAGGATGTCGAGAAGGTTCCCCTGATATCAGAGGGTATAAAGGCCATGCTTAGATCaaatccaaaagtgtttttggaGAAGGAGCCCCCATACTGTTTCCTCTCTCGGATAGAACGATCGTTTGCTGAACTGACTCTGGGATGCAATCTGAAACAAATG AGCAAAGACGAATTGTTTTCGACAGAGCAAGATATTCTTTTGCAGTCAGTCGAGATAATCAAGCAGCATGGTGCTAGACTGGGTAGCACAATGGACATGACCAGTCAGTGA
- the LOC131324450 gene encoding protein BPS1, chloroplastic-like — MSRQQDPQRPLFLFGNPFKMLVPKGSYLSPRLLALLNDFELALAERLMNLKPKDKEDILSLSWMGSAMELLCQTHTDIKTIITKLELPVCDWDDKWIDAYFDDSVKLLDICNAFSSELTRLNQGNLLLQCALHKMDAHDSERFLKARSSLDGWRRHISSKNPRLGNCFPNLDSLIGTLNRPKVKNSDKGKVLMRTMYGVKVVTVFVSSIFVAAFSGSANKLVDLQGLETCLWADAFTDVQAYINGESRNILSSGRVTVLKELESVDTSIKKLLPMIQEGVGPIEPEAVQNSASDLGKMAAKLSQGLDLLVEQVDGFFQILLSGRDTLLCNLRMVSSAPDIKQETRQGQAVKS, encoded by the coding sequence ATGAGTCGTCAACAGGATCCACAACGCCCCCTCTTCCTGTTTGGCAATCCATTCAAAATGCTAGTACCTAAGGGGTCGTACTTGTCTCCTAGGCTTCTTGCATTGTTGAATGATTTTGAGTTAGCCTTGGCAGAGAGACTTATGAATCTTAAGCCAAAAGATAAGGAAGATATCCTGAGCTTATCATGGATGGGATCTGCTATGGAGTTGCTTTGTCAAACTCACACCGACATTAAAACCATTATAACCAAACTCGAATTGCCTGTATGTGATTGGGATGATAAATGGATTGATGCTTACTTTGATGATAGTGTGAAACTGCTTGATATTTGCAATGCTTTCAGCTCCGAGCTCACACGGCTCAACCAGGGTAATCTCTTGCTTCAATGCGCATTGCATAAAATGGATGCCCACGATTCCGAACGGTTTTTAAAGGCTAGATCTTCACTTGATGGCTGGAGGCGGCACATTAGTTCTAAGAATCCAAGACTTGGGAATTGTTTTCCCAACTTAGACAGTCTTATTGGCACGCTTAACCGGCCTAAGGTCAAGAATTCAGACAAAGGCAAGGTTTTGATGAGGACCATGTATGGAGTTAAGGTGGTTACTGTGTTTGTCTCAAGCATCTTTGTTGCTGCCTTCTCAGGTTCTGCGAATAAGTTGGTAGATTTACAGGGGTTAGAGACATGCTTGTGGGCAGATGCGTTCACTGATGTGCAGGCTTATATAAATGGGGAGAGTAGAAATATATTATCCAGTGGACGGGTTACAGTATTGAAAGAGCTTGAATCAGTTGATACAAGTATTAAGAAGCTGCTTCCAATGATACAGGAGGGGGTGGGTCCTATTGAACCTGAAGCTGTCCAAAATTCTGCTTCAGATTTAGGAAAGATGGCAGCTAAGCTTTCACAAGGACTGGATCTTCTCGTGGAGCAAGTTGATGGCTTCTTCCAAATTCTTCTAAGTGGGCGTGACACTTTGCTTTGTAACCTTAGAATGGTTAGTAGTGCTCCTGACATAAAGCAAGAGACTAGACAAGGGCAAGCTGTGAAGAGCTAA